The nucleotide sequence GGTCGGTCGCAGACTCAATCGAAGCACGCGCGGCTAGCACAGCCTCGTCAAAATTTGCAAGAATTTCGGACGGATCGTCGATCGATGGTACGTCGTGTTTGGGGCCATCGACCGGCGCTATATCGAACTCGTCTTCTTCGATGATCGCTAGAGTCCAACCGACGATCTCGGCGAGGTGGTTGGCATTCCATCCGATCGTGTGCAGTGACTCGGCAGCCTTCCAGTCAAACTTTTGTTTCGGAACCAATGCCAGTATCACTCGCGTGGACGCCATTTCGGCGTCGAATTCTGGCAGTATCATTTCTGCAATCGTCATCACTCTTGTTCCTTCGCAGATGGTATTTCAAGTTCACTCGCCGCAGTCTAACCAACGTCACCGTATGCGCCAGCCACGACCACAACGTACCCATCAGGGTCGCGCATCCAAAACTCGCGATGATTCGCGTTCACGTTGACATTCAGTGTTTCCAGCATTTCGACGCCATGGGACTGGGCGCGTGCGTAAGCGGCACCGACGTCATCTGTTTCGAACCATAGCACCACACCATTTCTGCATACGTTTGTCGCTGCGCCGCCAAGATGCGGATGATCGTGAGCGTCGCAGCGATGCAACTGCATGACCAGTTCGCCGCCGGATCGAAGACGTTCATAGTCCGAGCCACCGTGTCCGCTCTCGAAACCGAGGACGGTTTGGTACCAGCGACTGCTAATCGGTACGTCGACAACAGCAATCAACGGTTGTGGTTTCATATCTGGCACAATTCGCAAATTAGTTTTCACATGACGCCGCACGTTGCAGAGCCGCCATTGCCGCCTTTTCCAGTGACGAGATTTCGACCAATAACTCCGACGCCGCTTCGATCGATGCAAAGTCAGAAGTTTCGCCAGCGTCATGGAAGCATTGGGCGACTCGGGTCCAACGCCTCGCGATGTCCTCGAACGTGATGGACGCTCTCTCAAAAACGGCATTCGACGTCAGCTCGGAGGCCTCGCGTAGGAAGTCGCGATAGAGGTTGCGAAACAACGCTCCGCCAGTACCCGCGCGCTCCATCAACATCGCCGTGGTTTGGAAATCTCGTTTGACGTCCTTGCTCGTGTGGAACCACTTCTTGATTTCGCGACTTGCTTTCGCAATGCCCTTGTAGGTGAGGTTTGTGATTGGCGGGCTAAGATAGTCGATCGCGTTGTTTTCGATCGCGCGAGCAACGATGCCCGAAAGCTCGGGAACGTTGCCGCGACGCGAGATCGTGAACGACAAATTCCGCGACGACATCGGCCCCTTTTCGCTGCGAGCGCTCGCAAGACTCTCAAGCGACGTTTGTACGCGCATGCCTTGCTGTTGGGTGTCGATCAGGTACGCAAACTCTTCGTCGAATCCGTACATCGCGACGTAGTGCCCCGCGAAGTGGACTTTCGTTGCGAAGTAATCGAGATGAAAACAGTCAAGTTTCAATCCAACTGGAATCCCAGACTCAATCGGCCCTGAGACATGCGCCCAAGCCTTTTTGGCGGACGTCGTCTGCGATACGTCGAGTTCGAGGTTCAAGTTGCGACAAAGATTATCCGTCAGCGCATCCGGCTTGATCCGGCCGCCAATGAACGGGAAATCCATTGACTTCATGTTCCAGTAAACGAACCCAAGTCCTTGACCAAGCCCGAACAACATGGGTTCGGAAAGCTCGATACCCAGATGCCGCAACAAAGCACCCGTTGCCGTCGTTTCGCAATGCTGGCCAACGAATCCGTCGAAGTCTTTCAGCTTCATTCGTCGTGCCCCTGCTCGCCGCTTAACGGTTTCGATTTCATCGGGATGATGCGAGCTTCATGACGTGGTCTTCGGTAACGTAAACCAGAAGGTAGATCCATGACGTCCATCGGATTCGATCCAGATGTCCCCACCAAGTTGTTCGACGATCCGTTTGCAAATCGCCAACCCGATGCCGGTCCCCGAATACTCGTCGCGACCATGCAGTCGTTTGAATATACCGAACACGCGATCGTGGAACTCAGGTGCGATACCAATTCCGTTGTCGGCCACCGAGAACATCCAACGGTCGTCGATGTCACCGACGCCGACGTGAATTTTGGGAGCCGCGACGCCGCGATACTTGATGCCGTTGCCGATCAGATTCTGCAACAGTTGCGTGAATTGTCGGTCGTTGGCATGAATCGTGGGTAAGTCGTCATGCGTAACAACCGCGCCGGCCTCGTCGATCGAACCCTGCAGACTATACAACGCATTTTCCAAAGCCGTGTTCGCGTCAAATTCTTGAGCCTCATCGGGCTGGTATTGGATGCGAGAGAACGTCAACAGGTCCTTGATCAGACCTCGCATCCGTTCTGCGCCGTCAACGATGTAGCTCATATATTTCTTCCCGTCGCCTTCTAGCTTGTCTCCGTAGTCCTGTTCGAGAATTTGGCAAAAGGAAGAAACCTTTCGCAAAGGTTCTTGCAGATCGTGCGAAGCGACGTAGGCGAACTGTTCCAATTCGTAGTTGCTGCGACGCAGCGCGACATTG is from Rubripirellula tenax and encodes:
- a CDS encoding VOC family protein, yielding MKPQPLIAVVDVPISSRWYQTVLGFESGHGGSDYERLRSGGELVMQLHRCDAHDHPHLGGAATNVCRNGVVLWFETDDVGAAYARAQSHGVEMLETLNVNVNANHREFWMRDPDGYVVVVAGAYGDVG
- a CDS encoding DinB family protein; translated protein: MTIAEMILPEFDAEMASTRVILALVPKQKFDWKAAESLHTIGWNANHLAEIVGWTLAIIEEDEFDIAPVDGPKHDVPSIDDPSEILANFDEAVLAARASIESATDQRLAEEWSMKMGGQILFTMTKGSCLRTWVLNHSVHHRGILSVYLRMCGVKMTPVYDG
- a CDS encoding BtrH N-terminal domain-containing protein, which codes for MKLKDFDGFVGQHCETTATGALLRHLGIELSEPMLFGLGQGLGFVYWNMKSMDFPFIGGRIKPDALTDNLCRNLNLELDVSQTTSAKKAWAHVSGPIESGIPVGLKLDCFHLDYFATKVHFAGHYVAMYGFDEEFAYLIDTQQQGMRVQTSLESLASARSEKGPMSSRNLSFTISRRGNVPELSGIVARAIENNAIDYLSPPITNLTYKGIAKASREIKKWFHTSKDVKRDFQTTAMLMERAGTGGALFRNLYRDFLREASELTSNAVFERASITFEDIARRWTRVAQCFHDAGETSDFASIEAASELLVEISSLEKAAMAALQRAASCEN